Proteins encoded in a region of the Altererythrobacter ishigakiensis genome:
- a CDS encoding putative quinol monooxygenase: MIIITGTVSLDPAKRDEAINLGCEHSARSRAEDGCISHNCYLDAEDANRMHFFEQWRDMDAVKAHFAVPESGEFVREVAALASAPPEIAIYAADTIEGAPF, encoded by the coding sequence ATGATTATAATCACAGGAACAGTCTCGCTCGACCCAGCGAAGCGCGATGAGGCCATCAACCTGGGTTGCGAACACTCCGCCAGATCACGTGCGGAAGATGGCTGCATCTCGCACAATTGTTACCTTGACGCAGAAGACGCGAACCGAATGCACTTCTTTGAGCAATGGCGCGATATGGATGCGGTCAAGGCGCACTTTGCTGTCCCGGAATCCGGTGAGTTCGTCCGCGAGGTTGCCGCCTTGGCCAGCGCGCCGCCTGAAATAGCGATTTACGCAGCTGATACCATAGAAGGCGCGCCTTTCTAA
- a CDS encoding MFS transporter: MTLAQYAMLLIIGWQTYNIARDDGMTMAEASGQLALIGLLQFLPLFVLTPFSGLAADRFDRRKLGRLTVLLQLACAAILGWFSWNDEISLPILFGVAVILGVARGFAGPALSALSPNLVPKNILPTAIALSSISWQVGMIAGPALGGFLYRVAPALPYAAASGLFLVSAIALTLIGKVPQPAVRKDQRPIGAIVDGLAYVVRNKMVLGAITLDLFAVFLAGATALFPVYARDILQVGEVGLSFLAAAPATGAALTAFYFSFRPLRTNVGPKMLWAVAIFGVATIIFGLSTNMALSLAMLFIVGAADMFSVYIRQSLIQLHTPDDKRGRVSSVSLLTISASNEGGDAFSGSLAFLIGPVAAVVAGGLGAIVTVGLWSRIFPVLRTTKTFDPPEDVLQAERQTKSQEA; encoded by the coding sequence ATGACCCTTGCCCAATATGCGATGCTGCTCATCATCGGTTGGCAGACGTATAACATTGCCCGCGACGACGGGATGACCATGGCCGAAGCATCAGGACAACTCGCTCTGATCGGCTTGCTACAGTTCCTGCCGCTATTTGTCCTAACGCCGTTTAGCGGGCTGGCTGCTGACCGGTTTGACCGACGCAAGCTCGGGCGCCTTACAGTGCTGCTTCAACTCGCTTGCGCGGCAATCTTGGGCTGGTTCAGCTGGAACGATGAAATTTCATTGCCAATCCTGTTTGGTGTGGCTGTGATTCTTGGCGTCGCAAGGGGCTTTGCCGGCCCCGCACTGTCTGCGCTTTCGCCAAACCTCGTCCCTAAGAATATCTTGCCAACCGCTATCGCGTTATCATCGATTTCCTGGCAGGTCGGGATGATTGCCGGACCGGCGCTGGGCGGCTTTCTCTACCGCGTCGCGCCTGCCCTACCCTATGCCGCTGCATCAGGTCTGTTTCTCGTCTCTGCCATAGCGCTCACGTTGATTGGCAAGGTCCCTCAACCGGCTGTGCGCAAAGACCAGCGTCCGATTGGCGCGATCGTTGACGGCCTGGCATATGTCGTGCGCAACAAGATGGTGCTCGGTGCGATAACGCTCGATCTGTTTGCCGTATTTCTTGCAGGTGCGACGGCACTATTTCCTGTTTATGCGAGAGATATCCTGCAGGTGGGAGAGGTTGGATTGTCCTTCCTTGCGGCCGCTCCCGCAACTGGTGCAGCGCTTACCGCGTTTTATTTCAGCTTCCGCCCTCTCAGGACAAATGTTGGTCCAAAGATGCTATGGGCAGTCGCCATATTCGGTGTTGCGACGATCATATTTGGGCTGTCGACCAACATGGCATTGAGCCTTGCTATGCTCTTCATAGTCGGAGCCGCTGATATGTTCAGTGTTTATATCCGTCAGTCGCTGATCCAGCTCCACACACCCGATGACAAGCGTGGCCGTGTATCTTCTGTCAGCCTGCTAACCATCAGCGCATCCAACGAAGGCGGTGATGCCTTTTCCGGTAGTCTGGCGTTTTTGATCGGGCCAGTGGCCGCAGTGGTTGCAGGAGGTCTCGGTGCGATTGTAACCGTTGGCCTTTGGAGTCGAATATTCCCGGTGTTGCGAACGACAAAGACATTCGATCCGCCTGAAGACGTGCTACAAGCAGAACGACAGACAAAATCCCAGGAGGCCTAG
- a CDS encoding vWA domain-containing protein, whose protein sequence is MFFNFVDELRAAGISASFKEHLTLLEALDKDVIEQTPEAFYYLSRATFVKDEGLIDRFDQVFNKVFKGILSDYGQNPVEIPEDWLKAVAEKFLSEEEMEKIKSLGDWDEIMGTLKKRLEEQQKRHEGGNKWIGTGGTSPFGHSGYNPEGVRIGGESKHKRAIKVWEKREFKNLDSTKELGTRNIKMALRRLRRFAREGNPDQLDLDATIDGTAKQGWLDIHMRPERRNAVKLLLFLDVGGSMDPFIKLCEELFSAATSEFKNLEFFYFHNCLYEGVWKDNKRRWQERTKVWDVLHKYGHDYKVIFVGDAAMSPYEITHPGGSVEHMNEEAGAVWMQRVTNTYPATVWLNPVPEKQWGYSQSTKIMKQLVNDRMYPLTLDGLDDAMRELSRKQGH, encoded by the coding sequence ATGTTCTTCAATTTCGTAGATGAGTTACGCGCTGCGGGTATTTCCGCGAGCTTTAAAGAGCACCTTACTTTGTTGGAGGCGCTGGATAAGGACGTAATCGAGCAAACGCCCGAGGCCTTCTATTACCTGTCACGCGCAACCTTCGTAAAGGATGAAGGCCTGATCGACCGCTTTGATCAGGTCTTCAACAAGGTCTTCAAGGGCATCCTGTCCGATTATGGCCAGAACCCCGTTGAAATCCCCGAAGACTGGCTGAAAGCCGTTGCAGAGAAGTTCTTATCCGAAGAGGAAATGGAAAAGATCAAGTCGCTGGGGGACTGGGACGAGATCATGGGTACGCTGAAGAAGCGTCTTGAAGAGCAGCAGAAGCGCCATGAAGGTGGCAATAAATGGATCGGTACAGGCGGGACCTCTCCGTTTGGGCATTCGGGCTACAATCCCGAAGGCGTTCGTATCGGCGGTGAAAGCAAGCACAAGCGCGCAATCAAGGTTTGGGAGAAACGCGAGTTCAAGAACCTCGACAGCACCAAAGAACTGGGCACGCGCAATATCAAGATGGCGCTGCGCCGTCTGCGGCGTTTCGCGCGAGAGGGTAATCCTGATCAGCTTGATTTGGACGCAACGATTGATGGAACTGCGAAACAAGGCTGGCTCGACATTCACATGCGTCCGGAGCGGCGAAATGCGGTAAAGCTACTGCTTTTCTTGGATGTGGGCGGATCGATGGACCCATTCATCAAGCTTTGTGAAGAGTTGTTCAGCGCGGCTACCAGCGAGTTCAAAAATCTGGAATTCTTCTACTTCCACAACTGCCTGTATGAGGGTGTATGGAAGGACAACAAGCGCCGCTGGCAAGAACGCACAAAGGTTTGGGATGTGCTGCACAAGTATGGCCACGACTATAAGGTTATCTTTGTCGGTGATGCTGCAATGAGCCCGTATGAAATCACACATCCGGGCGGCAGTGTAGAGCATATGAACGAAGAAGCCGGCGCAGTCTGGATGCAACGTGTAACCAACACTTACCCAGCTACGGTTTGGCTCAATCCGGTGCCTGAAAAGCAGTGGGGTTATTCACAGAGCACAAAGATCATGAAGCAACTGGTCAATGACCGGATGTATCCTCTTACATTGGATGGGCTTGATGATGCGATGCGCGAGTTGAGCCGGAAACAGGGGCATTAA
- the tyrS gene encoding tyrosine--tRNA ligase: MSTYKSDLLSVLHERGYIHQTTDAQGLDQLACEGVISGYIGFDATAPSLHVGSLVQIMMLRRLQQAGHKPIVVMGGGTTKIGDPSGKDESRKLLTAELIDENIAGIRKVFERLLTFGDGPTDAIMVNNDEWLSSLGYIELLRDVGPHFTINRMLTFDSVKLRLEREQPLTFLEFNYMILQAYDFLELARRYECRLQMGGSDQWGNIVNGMELARRKDGRELFGVTTPLLTTADGAKMGKTAAGAVWLNEEQLPGYDFWQYWRNCDDRDVGRFLRLFTDLPLDEIARLEALEGAQINDAKVVLANEVTTLVRGEDAAKAAEATAAQTFAGGGTGDDLPSVAVGPEGMRIAALLTEIGFTASNGEAKRKIAEGAVRLDGLPIIDPGTLVEVGEGDQRKLSLGKKKHGIVTR; this comes from the coding sequence ATGAGCACATACAAATCCGATCTTCTGAGCGTTCTGCATGAGCGCGGCTATATCCACCAGACCACCGATGCGCAGGGCTTGGACCAACTCGCCTGTGAAGGAGTGATCTCTGGTTACATAGGCTTTGACGCAACCGCCCCTTCACTGCACGTCGGCTCGCTGGTTCAGATCATGATGCTGCGCCGATTGCAGCAGGCGGGGCACAAGCCGATCGTCGTGATGGGCGGAGGCACTACCAAGATCGGCGACCCCTCTGGCAAGGACGAGAGCCGAAAGCTGCTTACAGCTGAACTCATCGACGAGAACATTGCCGGTATACGCAAAGTTTTCGAGCGTCTCTTGACCTTTGGTGATGGCCCGACGGACGCCATTATGGTCAACAATGATGAGTGGCTTAGCTCGCTTGGTTACATTGAGTTGCTGCGCGATGTTGGCCCGCATTTCACGATCAATCGCATGCTGACCTTCGATTCGGTAAAACTCCGACTTGAGCGCGAACAGCCGCTGACGTTCCTCGAATTCAACTACATGATCCTGCAGGCCTATGATTTTCTGGAGCTGGCAAGGCGCTATGAATGCCGATTGCAGATGGGCGGCAGTGACCAATGGGGCAACATCGTAAACGGTATGGAGTTGGCCCGTCGCAAAGATGGTCGAGAGCTTTTCGGAGTGACGACCCCGTTGTTGACGACTGCCGATGGAGCCAAAATGGGCAAGACCGCGGCAGGTGCGGTCTGGCTCAATGAAGAACAGCTGCCCGGATATGATTTCTGGCAATACTGGCGCAATTGCGATGACCGAGACGTCGGGCGCTTCCTGCGATTGTTCACCGATCTGCCATTGGATGAGATTGCCCGGCTCGAAGCGCTTGAAGGCGCGCAGATCAATGATGCCAAGGTCGTGCTTGCCAATGAGGTGACCACATTGGTCCGCGGCGAAGATGCCGCCAAGGCGGCGGAGGCCACCGCTGCGCAAACTTTTGCTGGTGGTGGTACCGGGGATGATTTGCCCAGCGTGGCTGTTGGACCCGAAGGGATGCGCATTGCGGCATTGCTGACAGAGATCGGCTTCACTGCTTCGAATGGCGAAGCAAAGCGGAAGATTGCCGAAGGCGCTGTACGCCTCGACGGATTGCCTATTATAGATCCAGGTACGCTGGTCGAGGTGGGTGAAGGCGATCAACGCAAGCTGAGCCTCGGTAAAAAGAAGCACGGCATTGTGACGCGTTAA
- a CDS encoding methyl-accepting chemotaxis protein, giving the protein MKPIEIDTAGASAIDKIPDSCGDVTVGCTDVAGIVEAVLKSSETLREEHNSLRATVTALEADQNKVAEASDEARLLSERAIERLGEGTTLIHSSLGQINEVLELVEALAQHVTSFAAAMDQVRRCSKDIEDIAETTNILALNATIEAMRAGEAGRTFAVVASEVKSLANDTRVATEEITATVEALGTEAQQVIERIEAGSSASGQAKSSVAQIESTILSVGELVEEVDKQNDQIARSTTTISDHVVSVRDVLDSFDKAATDNEDKLQRAHRRMEELELTASDMFDSIVHAGLSPEDSVMVEQAQAFARELVEFTEHAIAENKVDKAALFDRNYQSIEGSNPPRFSTVGTNWIHANWRPLLDKAQASDSRLLAAACTDVNGFLPTHLTARSKQPTGNLAHDTAFCRNGRIIFDGVDKKAKVSNAPYTMAVYRQEGDGEKYIVVRNVYVPLYINGERWGDYELAYSFD; this is encoded by the coding sequence ATGAAGCCAATCGAAATTGATACCGCGGGAGCATCGGCAATCGACAAGATTCCGGATAGCTGCGGCGATGTAACCGTCGGTTGCACCGACGTTGCCGGTATTGTCGAAGCCGTTTTGAAGTCATCCGAAACCCTGCGCGAGGAACACAACTCCCTGCGTGCCACTGTCACCGCGCTTGAAGCAGATCAGAACAAGGTTGCAGAAGCCAGCGATGAAGCTCGGCTCCTGTCCGAACGCGCGATTGAGCGGCTGGGTGAGGGCACTACACTGATCCACTCGTCGCTGGGCCAGATCAATGAGGTGCTCGAACTGGTCGAAGCGCTCGCGCAGCACGTGACAAGTTTTGCGGCGGCCATGGATCAGGTGCGTCGTTGCTCGAAGGATATCGAGGATATTGCCGAAACAACCAATATCTTGGCGCTCAACGCCACCATTGAGGCAATGCGTGCTGGCGAAGCGGGACGAACCTTCGCCGTTGTTGCAAGCGAGGTAAAAAGCTTGGCCAACGATACTCGCGTGGCGACCGAGGAAATCACCGCTACGGTCGAAGCCTTGGGAACCGAAGCTCAACAGGTGATTGAACGGATTGAAGCCGGGTCAAGCGCCAGTGGGCAGGCAAAATCGTCTGTCGCTCAAATCGAAAGCACAATTCTGAGCGTGGGCGAGCTGGTTGAGGAGGTCGACAAGCAGAATGACCAGATCGCACGATCAACCACAACGATCAGCGATCATGTGGTTAGCGTGCGTGATGTTCTGGACAGCTTCGACAAGGCCGCAACTGACAACGAAGACAAGCTGCAGCGAGCTCACCGTCGGATGGAAGAACTCGAACTGACTGCCAGCGATATGTTTGACAGCATCGTCCATGCCGGGCTCTCACCTGAAGACAGCGTCATGGTGGAGCAAGCGCAGGCATTTGCCCGCGAACTTGTAGAGTTTACGGAGCATGCGATTGCGGAAAACAAGGTGGACAAAGCCGCATTGTTTGATCGCAACTATCAATCGATTGAAGGCAGCAATCCGCCGCGCTTCTCGACCGTAGGGACAAATTGGATTCACGCGAACTGGCGCCCATTGCTGGACAAGGCTCAAGCTAGTGATAGTCGCTTGCTTGCCGCAGCCTGCACCGATGTGAACGGATTTCTACCAACACACCTGACTGCGCGTTCGAAGCAGCCGACCGGAAATCTGGCGCATGACACCGCCTTTTGTCGCAATGGCCGCATCATTTTTGACGGGGTCGACAAGAAAGCGAAGGTCAGCAATGCGCCGTACACGATGGCTGTCTATCGCCAGGAGGGCGATGGAGAGAAATACATCGTTGTTCGCAACGTCTATGTTCCGCTCTACATAAACGGAGAGCGTTGGGGTGACTACGAACTGGCTTACAGCTTTGACTAA
- a CDS encoding PilZ domain-containing protein → MSAGANLSVTDLRRAARHPVDFPVIAEHRRLGDIELHVANLSAHGFMVDNADGLQRGDRVIIRLPVVGRIEAYVIWTRDERAGFQFERIVRLDDFLAIIDELQPNPRLRRLR, encoded by the coding sequence GTGAGTGCCGGAGCCAATCTGAGCGTAACTGATCTGCGTCGTGCGGCGCGTCACCCGGTAGATTTTCCGGTGATTGCCGAGCATCGCCGCTTGGGTGATATCGAGCTGCACGTAGCCAACCTGTCAGCCCATGGTTTCATGGTCGACAATGCTGATGGCCTGCAACGCGGAGATCGGGTGATCATCCGCCTGCCAGTTGTCGGACGCATTGAAGCCTATGTTATCTGGACGCGGGATGAGCGAGCGGGCTTCCAGTTCGAACGTATCGTGCGCCTGGATGATTTCTTGGCCATCATTGACGAACTTCAGCCGAACCCTCGTTTGCGCAGACTTCGTTAA
- a CDS encoding AAA family ATPase — MTDQPQRFEGTNDYIATDDLKVAVDAAVTLRRPLLVKGEPGTGKTVLAHEIAKAIGAPLIEWNVKSTTKAQQGLYEYDAVARLRDGQLGDERVHDISNYIKKGKLWEAFTSEQLPVLLIDEIDKADIEFPNDLLQELDRMSFDVYETHETISAKERPIVVITSNNEKELPDAFLRRCFFHYIKFPDRDTMREIIEVHYPGIQKTLVTKAMDIFYELREVPGLKKKPSTSELLDWLKLLLNEDMPMEVLADSNPNSAIPPLHGALLKNEQDVMMFERLAFMARRNPS, encoded by the coding sequence ATGACTGACCAGCCGCAACGTTTTGAAGGCACCAATGATTATATCGCCACCGATGATCTGAAAGTGGCCGTCGATGCAGCAGTAACGCTGCGTCGCCCGCTTCTCGTCAAGGGTGAACCGGGCACAGGAAAAACCGTGTTGGCCCATGAAATTGCAAAGGCGATTGGAGCCCCCCTGATCGAATGGAACGTCAAGTCGACCACCAAAGCGCAGCAGGGCCTTTACGAATATGACGCAGTTGCCCGCTTGCGTGATGGCCAACTGGGTGACGAGCGCGTTCATGACATCTCGAATTACATCAAGAAGGGTAAGCTGTGGGAAGCGTTTACTTCCGAACAGCTGCCCGTGCTGCTGATTGACGAGATCGACAAAGCTGACATCGAGTTTCCTAACGACCTGCTTCAGGAACTCGACCGGATGAGCTTCGATGTCTATGAGACTCACGAAACGATCAGCGCGAAAGAGCGGCCGATTGTTGTCATTACTTCGAACAATGAGAAGGAATTGCCCGACGCGTTTTTGCGCCGTTGTTTCTTCCACTACATCAAGTTCCCTGACCGGGACACAATGCGTGAGATCATCGAAGTCCATTATCCGGGCATTCAGAAGACATTGGTGACCAAAGCTATGGACATCTTTTATGAGCTTCGCGAAGTTCCCGGCCTGAAGAAAAAGCCGTCGACCAGCGAACTGCTTGACTGGCTAAAGCTGCTTCTTAACGAAGACATGCCGATGGAAGTATTGGCGGACAGCAATCCGAACAGTGCAATTCCGCCGTTGCATGGCGCGCTGCTCAAAAACGAGCAGGATGTAATGATGTTCGAGCGGCTCGCTTTTATGGCCCGGCGTAACCCGAGCTAA
- the cysK gene encoding cysteine synthase A, with translation MKAANILETIGNTPHIRLSRMFPDHEVWIKSERANPGGSIKDRIALAMVEDAEASGALKPGGTIIEPTSGNTGIGLAMVAAVKGYNLVLVMPESMSLERRRLMLAYGATFDLTPKEKGMKGAIERAHELVASTDNSWMPSQFDNPANVAVHVKTTAKEILADFADCPIDVMVTGVGTGGHLTGSAEELKRHWPGMKAYAVEPTLSPVISGGQPGPHPIQGIGAGFIPGNLHTQAIDGAIQVDPEDAKEMARRAAREEGMLIGISSGATLAAISQKLSELPAGARVLGFNYDTGERYLSVPDFLPVE, from the coding sequence ATGAAAGCCGCAAATATCCTCGAAACCATCGGAAATACGCCGCACATTCGCCTTTCGCGTATGTTCCCGGATCACGAAGTCTGGATTAAGAGTGAGCGGGCAAACCCCGGTGGATCCATCAAAGACCGTATCGCTTTGGCCATGGTTGAAGATGCAGAGGCTTCAGGTGCATTGAAGCCCGGCGGAACAATCATTGAGCCAACCAGTGGCAATACCGGTATTGGTCTGGCTATGGTCGCGGCCGTCAAGGGCTATAATCTGGTGTTGGTCATGCCTGAGAGCATGTCATTGGAGCGCCGGCGACTGATGTTGGCCTATGGCGCGACTTTCGATCTCACACCGAAAGAGAAAGGCATGAAGGGCGCGATAGAGCGCGCTCATGAGCTTGTCGCGAGTACAGACAACTCCTGGATGCCGAGCCAGTTTGACAATCCTGCGAACGTGGCGGTCCATGTGAAAACTACTGCGAAGGAGATACTGGCTGACTTCGCGGACTGCCCGATTGATGTCATGGTTACCGGGGTCGGCACTGGTGGACACCTGACTGGTTCCGCAGAGGAGTTGAAGCGCCATTGGCCGGGCATGAAGGCTTATGCGGTTGAACCTACTCTCTCGCCGGTCATCAGCGGCGGTCAGCCAGGCCCGCACCCGATCCAGGGGATTGGCGCCGGCTTCATTCCTGGGAATTTGCACACGCAAGCGATCGACGGTGCCATTCAGGTGGATCCCGAAGATGCGAAGGAGATGGCGCGGCGGGCCGCTCGGGAAGAAGGTATGTTGATTGGTATCTCTTCCGGCGCAACGTTGGCTGCAATTTCTCAGAAATTGAGTGAGCTGCCGGCCGGCGCGCGCGTTCTTGGGTTCAACTATGATACCGGCGAACGATACCTTTCAGTGCCGGATTTCTTGCCGGTCGAGTAG
- a CDS encoding bifunctional alpha/beta hydrolase/OsmC family protein codes for MPTESLKITTSEGHELSGALEMPTGLVRGAAVFAHCFTCTKQSKAARAVSQALAREGIASLRFDFTGLGASGGEFGRAGFTSDVEDLIASAQYLIERFDCQILLVGHSLGGAAVLAAAADLGREKVAAVATIGAPSDVPHVVHNIKGDLDEIEREGEGDVTIGGRPFKLSKHFLDKTREFDLVQRIKGLRTPLLIMHSPTDDTVGVEHASNLFEAAKHPKSFVSLAGADHLLLNEADAQFAARMIAAWAGRYLPQKEALPMPEEGVVVQTGNGKFGTEVHTVSHRFVADEPISYGGDDTGPTPYDLLNAALGTCTAMTLKMYADRKKWPFEGTRIHVTHERDHAEDCGHILDENVQVQALNRKIEILGDSLDDEQRAKLIEIADKCPVHRTLEGHLHIHTEAAG; via the coding sequence ATGCCAACCGAAAGCTTGAAGATCACGACGTCAGAGGGGCATGAGCTGTCGGGTGCACTCGAGATGCCTACGGGGCTAGTTCGAGGTGCGGCGGTGTTTGCGCATTGTTTTACCTGTACCAAGCAATCGAAGGCAGCAAGGGCGGTATCACAGGCTTTAGCGCGCGAAGGCATCGCATCACTTAGGTTCGATTTTACGGGACTGGGGGCGAGCGGGGGTGAATTCGGCCGCGCTGGCTTTACGAGCGATGTCGAAGATCTGATCGCCTCTGCACAGTACCTGATTGAGCGGTTTGATTGTCAGATACTCCTGGTGGGGCATAGCCTAGGAGGTGCAGCTGTTTTGGCCGCTGCAGCTGACTTGGGTCGCGAGAAGGTGGCCGCGGTGGCGACCATTGGCGCGCCAAGCGACGTTCCGCATGTCGTCCACAATATCAAAGGTGATCTGGACGAGATTGAACGCGAAGGCGAGGGTGATGTGACGATCGGCGGTCGCCCCTTCAAACTCAGCAAGCATTTTCTCGACAAGACACGCGAATTTGATCTGGTGCAACGGATCAAAGGCCTGCGCACTCCGTTATTGATCATGCATTCACCGACCGATGATACTGTCGGCGTGGAGCATGCTTCCAACCTGTTCGAAGCGGCAAAGCATCCCAAGAGTTTCGTCAGCCTTGCTGGCGCGGACCACTTATTGCTGAATGAAGCGGATGCCCAGTTTGCGGCACGGATGATCGCGGCCTGGGCGGGGCGCTACTTGCCGCAAAAGGAAGCGTTGCCAATGCCGGAAGAGGGTGTTGTTGTGCAGACCGGGAATGGCAAGTTTGGTACCGAAGTCCACACCGTCAGCCATCGTTTCGTTGCCGATGAGCCAATCAGCTACGGCGGAGATGATACAGGCCCGACACCATACGATCTACTCAATGCCGCGCTCGGTACGTGCACTGCGATGACGCTGAAGATGTATGCCGATCGCAAGAAATGGCCATTTGAGGGAACGCGTATCCACGTGACCCACGAACGCGACCATGCGGAGGATTGCGGCCACATTCTGGATGAGAATGTGCAAGTTCAGGCGCTCAACCGAAAGATAGAGATTTTGGGTGACTCGCTAGATGATGAACAACGGGCGAAGCTGATCGAAATTGCTGACAAATGCCCGGTCCACCGCACGCTGGAAGGGCACTTGCATATTCATACGGAGGCGGCGGGATGA
- a CDS encoding exo-beta-N-acetylmuramidase NamZ family protein: MSVQFGIDRLLADPSLLSELEGKRVALVAHPASVTQDLTHSLDALFAAGLNVSSAFGPQHGLKGDKQDNMVETADETDPEFGIPVFSLYGEVRRPTGQMMSSADVFLFDLQDLGCRIYTFVTTLLYLLEEAAKSGKSVWVLDRPNPAGRPVEGTLLIPGNESFVGAAPMPMRHGLTMGEMGHWFIHHFNLDVDYRVVEMQGWEPDGRGHGWPADRIWINPSPNAANVNMARAYAGTVMIEGATVSEGRGTTRPLEVLFGAPDIDAKAVLAEMRNLAPDWMQGCAIRECWFEPTFHKHTGKLCNALMIHAEGPYYDHQQFKPWRLQALAFKAIRRLYPDYRLWRGTEFKYEYTDDVLAIDVINGGPGLRKWVDDPSAKPADLDAIASADEATWIADVRELILY, encoded by the coding sequence ATGAGCGTCCAATTCGGCATCGACCGTCTGCTGGCTGACCCGTCGCTATTGTCCGAACTCGAAGGGAAACGCGTCGCGCTGGTGGCGCATCCAGCGTCTGTCACGCAGGATCTTACTCATAGCTTGGATGCTCTGTTCGCTGCCGGCTTGAATGTGAGCAGTGCCTTTGGGCCACAGCATGGCCTTAAAGGCGACAAACAAGATAACATGGTCGAGACGGCGGACGAGACTGACCCAGAATTCGGTATCCCTGTTTTTTCGCTCTATGGAGAAGTCCGCCGCCCGACGGGGCAAATGATGTCTTCTGCGGATGTGTTCCTTTTTGATCTTCAGGACCTCGGCTGCCGCATCTATACCTTTGTCACAACTTTGCTCTATCTTCTTGAGGAAGCGGCAAAATCCGGCAAATCAGTCTGGGTGCTGGATAGGCCAAACCCGGCGGGAAGGCCGGTTGAAGGCACTCTGCTGATTCCAGGCAATGAGAGCTTTGTTGGTGCCGCCCCCATGCCGATGCGGCACGGCCTCACAATGGGCGAAATGGGCCACTGGTTCATTCACCACTTTAATCTCGACGTCGATTATCGTGTAGTCGAGATGCAGGGCTGGGAGCCTGATGGTCGCGGTCATGGCTGGCCGGCGGATCGGATCTGGATCAATCCGTCACCCAATGCCGCCAATGTGAATATGGCGCGCGCCTATGCCGGTACGGTAATGATCGAAGGAGCGACAGTGAGCGAGGGCAGGGGCACCACGCGCCCCTTGGAAGTGCTGTTCGGTGCGCCTGACATTGATGCAAAGGCAGTGCTGGCGGAAATGAGGAACCTTGCACCCGATTGGATGCAGGGTTGCGCGATCCGTGAATGCTGGTTTGAACCAACTTTCCATAAGCACACAGGGAAGCTGTGTAACGCATTGATGATCCACGCAGAAGGTCCGTACTACGACCATCAGCAGTTCAAGCCGTGGCGGCTGCAAGCTCTGGCATTTAAAGCAATCCGGAGACTCTATCCAGACTACCGGCTCTGGCGTGGGACAGAATTCAAATACGAATACACAGACGACGTGCTCGCCATCGATGTGATTAATGGCGGGCCGGGATTGCGCAAATGGGTCGACGATCCGTCCGCAAAGCCCGCCGACCTTGACGCTATCGCTTCAGCCGATGAGGCGACATGGATCGCAGATGTGCGAGAACTAATTCTGTACTGA